One genomic segment of Mycolicibacterium gilvum includes these proteins:
- a CDS encoding IS256 family transposase, producing the protein MTVAQNIDLPTVLAERLTTTHPDVLRELLATFIHTLMGAEADALCGASYGERSTERTNSRNGYRHRQFDTRAGTLDLAIPKLRQGSYFPDWLLERRKRAERALTTVVATCYLLGVSTRRMDKLVETLGITSLSKSQVSVMAKELDAAVEAFRTRPLDAGPYTFVAADALVLKVREGGRVVNVHALIAVGVNAEGYREILGIDVTTAEDGAGWLTFWRALTARGLSGVKLVTSDAHAGLVAAIGATLPGATWQRCRTHYTTNLMAVTPKSSWPWVRTLLHSVFDQPDAESVAAQYDRIIDALDDKLPTVADHLEAARPDLLAFTAFPKQIWRQIWSNNPQERLNKEIRRRTDVVGIFPDRNALIRLVGAVLAEQHDEWAESRRYLGLDVLSKSRTVNDTPTEQEATPATLTA; encoded by the coding sequence ATGACCGTTGCCCAGAATATCGACCTGCCCACCGTGCTGGCCGAACGACTCACCACCACACATCCCGACGTGCTGCGCGAGCTGCTCGCCACGTTCATCCACACCCTGATGGGTGCCGAAGCCGACGCCCTGTGCGGCGCCAGCTACGGCGAACGCAGCACCGAGCGGACCAACTCCCGCAACGGCTACCGGCACCGCCAATTCGACACCCGCGCAGGCACATTAGATCTCGCGATCCCGAAGCTGCGCCAGGGCTCCTACTTCCCGGACTGGCTGCTGGAACGCCGCAAACGCGCCGAGCGGGCCCTGACCACCGTGGTCGCCACCTGCTACCTACTCGGTGTCTCGACGCGGCGGATGGACAAGCTCGTCGAAACCCTCGGCATCACCAGCCTGTCGAAGTCGCAGGTGTCGGTGATGGCCAAAGAGCTCGACGCCGCCGTCGAGGCCTTCCGCACCCGACCGCTCGATGCCGGCCCGTATACGTTCGTCGCTGCCGACGCCCTGGTGCTCAAGGTCCGCGAGGGCGGCCGGGTCGTCAACGTGCACGCGCTGATCGCGGTCGGGGTCAACGCCGAGGGCTACCGCGAAATCCTCGGCATCGATGTCACCACCGCCGAGGACGGCGCCGGCTGGCTAACGTTCTGGCGGGCTCTGACCGCCCGCGGCCTGTCGGGGGTCAAACTGGTCACCAGCGACGCCCATGCCGGGCTTGTCGCCGCGATCGGCGCCACGCTGCCCGGTGCGACGTGGCAGCGCTGCAGAACCCACTACACGACCAACCTGATGGCGGTGACCCCGAAGTCGTCGTGGCCCTGGGTGCGCACCCTGCTGCACTCTGTGTTCGACCAGCCTGATGCTGAATCCGTTGCTGCACAATATGACCGGATCATCGACGCCCTGGACGACAAGCTACCTACGGTCGCCGATCACCTCGAAGCGGCACGGCCGGATCTGCTGGCGTTCACGGCGTTTCCCAAACAGATCTGGCGCCAGATCTGGTCCAACAATCCCCAGGAACGGCTCAACAAGGAAATCCGCCGGCGCACCGACGTCGTCGGTATCTTCCCCGACCGCAACGCCCTCATCCGCCTCGTCGGAGCCGTCCTGGCCGAACAACACGACGAATGGGCCGAATCCCGGCGCTACCTCGGCCTCGACGTCCTGAGCAAATCACGCACAGTCAACGACACCCCGACCGAACAGGAGGCCACCCCGGCGACACTGACCGCCTGA
- the istA gene encoding IS21 family transposase: protein MAFREVSVNEIREVLRVWLGVAGLPAPGYRTIAAHCGVDRKTVRRYVEAAHAAGLRRGDDAGAIDDGLIGMVAEAVRPVRPDGHGAAWEQLLGFEDQITKWVAGSGEQRPLTVTKIHTLLGRQGCVVPYRTLHRFASQRCGFGRKDLTVRVADGDPGVECQVDFGYLGMLTDVDDGRRRKVHALIFTAVYSRHMFVWLSYSQTLAAVIAGCEAAWEFFGGVFAVLIPDNLKPVIAAADAVNPQFSQGWLDYAGHVGFLTDPARVASPKDKPRVERAVQYVRRNFWDGETFTSLAHAQQAATVWCRDTAGTRTHGTICARPLEVFTAEEQSRLLPVPGVYDVPVFKTVKVHRDFHAEVAKALYSLPECWIGQYLDVRADTELVKFYRRGVLVKVHPRQPAGGRSTDPADLPEHKTGYALRDVTTLIATCAAHGPNVGIYAERILDDRLPWTKMRTVYRLLGLVRRYGADRVEQACALSLDLDVVSVNKIASMLERATETSTPALPKAVRHTATRFARDPSEFSSTPTPLTIITTTVAEENR, encoded by the coding sequence ATGGCTTTTCGGGAGGTCAGTGTGAACGAGATCAGGGAAGTTCTGCGGGTGTGGCTGGGCGTGGCGGGGTTACCGGCGCCGGGGTACCGGACGATCGCCGCGCATTGCGGTGTGGATCGCAAAACGGTGCGCCGTTACGTCGAGGCCGCCCACGCGGCCGGTCTGCGCCGCGGCGACGACGCCGGCGCGATCGACGACGGTCTGATCGGGATGGTCGCCGAAGCGGTGCGCCCGGTTCGCCCCGATGGTCACGGCGCGGCGTGGGAGCAGTTATTGGGGTTCGAGGATCAGATCACCAAGTGGGTGGCCGGCTCTGGTGAGCAGCGGCCGTTGACAGTGACCAAGATCCACACTCTGCTGGGAAGGCAGGGCTGTGTGGTGCCGTATCGGACGTTGCACCGATTCGCCAGCCAGCGTTGCGGTTTCGGCCGCAAAGATCTCACGGTGCGGGTCGCTGATGGTGATCCCGGGGTGGAGTGCCAGGTCGACTTCGGCTATCTGGGGATGCTCACTGACGTCGATGATGGGCGCCGCCGCAAGGTGCATGCGCTGATCTTCACCGCGGTGTACTCCCGGCACATGTTTGTGTGGCTGTCCTACTCGCAGACTCTGGCCGCGGTGATCGCCGGCTGCGAGGCGGCCTGGGAGTTCTTCGGCGGCGTGTTCGCCGTGCTGATCCCCGACAACCTCAAACCGGTGATCGCCGCCGCCGATGCGGTCAACCCGCAGTTCAGCCAGGGCTGGCTGGACTACGCCGGGCATGTCGGGTTCCTGACCGACCCGGCGCGGGTGGCCTCGCCGAAGGACAAGCCGCGAGTGGAACGCGCCGTGCAGTACGTGCGCCGAAACTTCTGGGACGGTGAAACATTCACCAGCCTGGCCCATGCGCAGCAGGCGGCGACGGTGTGGTGTCGTGACACCGCGGGCACCCGCACACACGGCACCATCTGCGCTCGTCCGCTGGAGGTGTTCACCGCCGAGGAACAGTCCCGGCTGTTGCCGGTGCCAGGGGTTTATGACGTGCCGGTGTTCAAGACGGTCAAGGTGCACCGCGATTTCCACGCCGAGGTCGCCAAGGCGCTGTATTCGCTGCCCGAGTGCTGGATCGGTCAGTACCTGGACGTGCGGGCCGACACCGAGTTGGTGAAGTTCTATCGCCGCGGCGTGCTGGTCAAGGTCCATCCTCGCCAGCCGGCCGGTGGGCGCAGCACCGACCCCGCTGATCTGCCCGAACACAAGACCGGCTACGCGCTGCGCGATGTGACGACATTGATCGCCACCTGCGCCGCGCACGGCCCCAACGTCGGGATCTACGCCGAACGCATCCTCGATGACCGGCTGCCCTGGACGAAGATGCGCACCGTCTACCGGCTGCTGGGCCTGGTGCGCCGCTACGGCGCCGACCGGGTCGAACAGGCCTGCGCACTGTCGCTGGATCTTGATGTCGTCTCGGTGAACAAGATCGCCTCCATGCTCGAGCGTGCCACCGAGACCAGCACACCCGCGCTGCCGAAGGCCGTCCGCCACACCGCCACCCGCTTCGCCCGCGATCCATCCGAATTCAGCTCCACCCCAACACCATTGACCATCATCACGACCACCGTTGCCGAGGAGAACCGCTGA
- the istB gene encoding IS21-like element helper ATPase IstB, translated as MTTTARGATDPIGADLLRLLKTLKLGAMADTLPERAALARQHKLSHIGFLETLLADEVSRRESRSAALRATKAGLDPTMRFDTWTAHEDLRYDRTLLGDLTSLRFLDAGQSAIVLGPVGVGKTHLATALGHMAIRRRHTVVFGRADKLFTRLRAARLDHTVDAEIRRLAAVDVLIIDDFALRPLDATETSDFYEIVVERHRAKTTIVTSNREPAEWLTMTADTLLAQSAIDRLTSAAHTLVIEGPSYRQRTRPQLDPDPADEHPQ; from the coding sequence ATGACCACCACCGCCCGTGGCGCCACCGACCCGATCGGCGCTGACCTGCTCCGACTGCTCAAGACCCTCAAACTCGGCGCGATGGCCGACACCCTGCCCGAACGCGCCGCTCTGGCCCGCCAACACAAACTCAGTCACATCGGGTTCCTGGAAACGCTGCTGGCCGACGAGGTCTCCCGACGCGAATCCCGCTCCGCCGCGTTGCGGGCGACCAAAGCCGGACTCGACCCCACCATGCGGTTTGATACCTGGACCGCACACGAGGACCTGCGCTATGACCGCACCCTGCTGGGGGATCTGACCTCACTGCGGTTCCTCGACGCCGGCCAGTCCGCGATCGTCCTCGGGCCCGTTGGTGTTGGCAAGACGCATCTGGCAACAGCATTGGGACACATGGCCATTCGACGCAGACACACCGTAGTCTTCGGCCGGGCCGACAAACTGTTCACCCGACTGCGCGCCGCAAGGCTCGACCACACCGTCGACGCCGAGATCCGCCGCCTGGCCGCCGTCGACGTCCTCATCATCGACGACTTCGCGCTACGCCCGCTCGACGCCACCGAAACCAGCGACTTCTACGAAATCGTCGTCGAGCGCCACCGCGCCAAGACCACCATCGTGACGTCGAACCGCGAGCCCGCTGAATGGCTGACCATGACCGCCGACACCCTGCTGGCTCAATCAGCCATCGACCGGCTGACCTCCGCCGCGCACACCCTGGTCATCGAAGGACCGTCCTACCGCCAACGGACCCGGCCCCAGCTTGACCCAGACCCCGCCGACGAGCATCCTCAGTAA